From a region of the Candida albicans SC5314 chromosome 1, complete sequence genome:
- the PEA2 gene encoding Pea2p (Putative coiled-coil polarisome; predicted role in polarized morphogenesis, cell fusion, and low affinity Ca2+ influx; rat catheter biofilm induced; sequence variation between haplotype A and haplotype B alleles within strain SC5314), giving the protein MIDTEAFVRNSPFKLTHNDSSDRYNLNNTTPDLLKFQLQEQYRSTMSELHKDALDTTKHHLDDNDNDNNNNTTTTNMNFSNGQTLQDSFSNHLQSQLDSDAIHLSTSTGNLSIYSTTTSTYVEDETDQNQNKLLGENDDANNLDSFISSQLNKPNYLNLKILIENSIFDTNKITQTSILPLNEVRILKQVIDEKQDLQQYLLSKIAISQSFFNDVIVSQDQDIEKELLIKLMKTQSSLQSKLISTTTELESLKEKLANHNISCLVLGYIEDVKASKNLSANTTLNQSPISSPGKIPNNRDPTSPNKYHFPDRMSQSQTMQHLDSLFAHVASVAAQRNIPLPSPPATDGFDAKITWVQQCIDSILSEENTSTMSTKQTKALSRAASKTRQEYKTALNDLRFSYEYLSKEYEHSRDSSNKLIHDYRKKISQLERDLKTRSANVEELMTPPTTTTGSIGSTRPITTTTTSTSTSSTSPSISYDLLESKDKEISRLRKELNLLKIDKLGKSYGNNHNNNSTSSFLQSPNLDNHQQNAFTSVSPITGEFLNIPELSTSPNGGEDEDENATINSHTSHTSNNGNKRPVSISGFSNGILRKEFKKIVSDIQDQYEMELAEERLRRRKLQEQLDQSGVVGKU; this is encoded by the coding sequence ATGATTGATACAGAAGCATTTGTTAGAAATTCCCCTTTCAAATTGACTCATAATGATTCTAGTGATAGATATAATCTTAACAACACTACACctgatttattgaaatttcaaCTTCAAGAACAATATAGAAGTACTATGTCTGAATTACACAAGGATGCTTTGGATACCACTAAACATCATTTggatgataatgataatgataataataataatactactactaccaatATGAATTTTTCCAACGGTCAAACATTACAGGATTCATTTAGTAATCACTTACAATCACAATTAGATTCAGATGCCATTCATTTAAGTACATCCACGGGGAATTTATCTATTTATTCAACTACAACGTCCACCTatgttgaagatgaaacGGACCAGaatcaaaacaaacttCTTGGTGAAAATGACGATGCAAACAATTTAGattcatttatttcatCACAACTAAACAAACCTAATTATcttaatttgaaaatattgattgaaaattcaatatttgatacCAATAAAATCACTCAAACTTCAATATTACCTTTGAATGAAGTTCGTATACTCAAACAGGTGATAGATGAAAAACAAGatttacaacaatatttGTTATCGAAAATAGCGATATCAcaatcatttttcaatgatgtTATTGTTAGTCAAGACcaagatattgaaaaggaattattaataaaattaatgaaaactCAATCTTCATtacaatcaaaattaatttcaacaactacTGAACTTGAAtctttaaaagaaaaattggctAATCACAATATTTCATGTTTAGTTTTAGGTTATATTGAAGATGTCAAAGCATCTAAAAATTTAAGTGCCAATACAACTTTAAATCAATCACCAATCAGTTCTCCTGGTAAAATACCCAATAATAGAGATCCAACTTCTCCAAATAAATACCATTTCCCTGATCGTATGAGTCAATCTCAAACCATGCAACATCTTGATAGTTTATTTGCTCATGTTGCTAGTGTGGCAGCTCAACGTAACATTCCCTTACCTTCACCACCAGCTACCGATGGATTTGATGCCAAAATAACTTGGGTTCAACAATGTATTGATTCCATATTATCTGAAGAAAACACTAGTACCATGAGTACTAAACAAACTAAAGCATTATCAAGGGCAGCAAGTAAAACTAGACAAGAATATAAAACCGcattaaatgatttaagATTTTCTTATGAATATTTATCTAAAGAATATGAACATTCACGAGATTCatctaataaattgatacaTGATtatagaaagaaaataagtCAATTGGAAAGAGATTTAAAGACTAGATCAGCCAACgttgaagaattaatgacaccaccaacaacaacaactggaTCCATTGGATCAACAAGACctatcaccaccaccaccacctcaacatcaacatcatcaaccTCACCTTCAATTTCATATGATTTACTAGAAAgtaaagataaagaaatttctCGACTTCgtaaagaattgaatttattaaaaattgataaacttGGTAAATCATATGGTAATAAtcacaataataatagtacatcatcatttttacAATCACCAAATTTGGataatcatcaacaaaatgCATTTACTTCTGTATCACCAATCACAGGAGAATTCTTAAATATACCTGAATTATCAACCCTGCCTAATGGAggagaagatgaagatgaaaatgCTACAATAAATTCTCATACTTCTCATACTAGCAATAATGGGAATAAAAGACCAGTATCGATATCAGGATTTAGTAATGGGATattaagaaaagaatttaaaaaaatagtgAGTGATATACAAGATCAATATGAAATGGAATTAGCTGAAGAAAGattaagaagaagaaaattacAAGAACAATTAGATCAATCAGGGGTGGTGGGGAAATAATAG
- the APN2 gene encoding DNA-(apurinic or apyrimidinic site) lyase (Putative class II abasic (AP) endonuclease; flucytosine induced), which yields MNEELLSKDPLNKIISKSKGDSTIRYITFNVNGVKTIFNYHPWNQLKNNKDFNTLFNLLQADIITLQELKLTETSLQQQMSQLVHLSDYKSFISIPVTKKGYSGVGLFIRNPKSNENKKHRKHLTVIKAEEGITGWLPSSSSSSSSSANKIPYRESANNIGGYTDIEKLPGLHLDSEGRCVCVELADNTVIFAVYCPANSQCTYEGELFRLTFIKLLLQRCYNLVKLYPKKKIVIMGDINIAIDMIDHAETIELGIKENLLKPSFRGHNFEVLNYENCVSFRTATEARKLLNKYVIRSIWQDLKNEKNPNQKEREKEEPFLYDTTRLVQGRRMKMYTVWNTLTNARQINHGSRIDLILFSDEKMVQRISNADIWPFLMGSDHCPVFTDCDMSDEDDDEDEDEDEDENEDGNKTGVDLIEQPKLSFEAKNHFKINKVRDITSFFGSKRQKLQ from the coding sequence ATGAATGAAGAGCTACTATCGAAAGACccattaaataaaataatatccAAACTGAAAGGTGATTCAACCATTCGTTATATAACTTTTAATGTCAATGGAGTGAAAacaatattcaattatcaTCCTtggaatcaattgaaaaataataaagattttaataccttatttaatttattacaaGCAGATATTATCACTttacaagaattaaaattaacAGAAACATcacttcaacaacaaatgaGTCAACTTGTTCATTTATCTGATtataaatcatttattagTATTCCTGTGACTAAAAAAGGATATAGTGGTGTTGgattatttattagaaatcctaaatcaaatgaaaataagAAACATCGCAAACATTTGACAGTCATAAAGGCAGAAGAAGGTATAACTGGATGGTTACcatcctcttcttcttcttcttcttcttctgcaAATAAAATACCGTATAGAGAATCTGCCAATAATATTGGTGGATATACAgacattgaaaaattaccTGGATTGCATTTAGATAGTGAAGGAAGATGTGTTTGTGTTGAACTTGCCGATAATACAGTAATTTTTGCAGTTTATTGTCCTGCTAATTCACAATGTACTTATGAAGGAGAATTATTTAGATTAACATTTATCAAACTTTTATTACAACGATGTTATAATTTAGTTAAATTATatcccaaaaaaaaaattgttattatgGGAGATATAAATATTGCTATAGATATGATAGATCATGCCGAAACTATTGAATTAggaattaaagaaaatttacTAAAACCATCGTTTAGAGGTCATAATTTTGAAGTTTTGAATTATGAAAATTGTGTTTCATTTAGAACTGCTACTGAAGcaagaaaattattaaataaatatgtCATAAGATCAATATGgcaagatttgaaaaatgaaaaaaaccccaaccaaaaagaaagagagaaagaagaacCATTTTTATATGATACTACAAGATTAGTACAAGGTCGACGAATGAAAATGTACACTGTATGGAACACATTAACTAATGCACGTCAAATAAATCATGGGTCAAGAATAGATCTTATACTTTTTAGTGATGAAAAAATGGTACAAAGAATATCTAATGCTGATATATGGCCATTTTTAATGGGTTCTGATCATTGTCCAGTATTTACAGATTGTGATATGAGTGATGAGGATGACGATGAGGATGAGGATGAGGATGAGGATGAGAACGAGGACGGTAACAAAACCGGTGTTGATCTTATTGAACAACCcaaattatcatttgaaGCTAAAAAtcatttcaaaatcaataaagtTAGAGACATTACAAGTTTCTTTGGAAGTAAAAGACAAAAACTACAATAA
- the TBP1 gene encoding TATA-binding protein (Transcription initiation factor; binds TATA box sequence, binding does not require TFIIA; caspofungin repressed; functional homolog of S. cerevisiae and human TATA-binding proteins; Spider biofilm induced): MDLKLPPTNPTNPQQAKTFMKSIEEDEKNKAEDLDIIKKEDIDEPKQEDTTDGNGGGGIGIVPTLQNIVATVNLDCRLDLKTIALHARNAEYNPKRFAAVIMRIRDPKTTALIFASGKMVVTGAKSEDDSKLASRKYARIIQKLGFNAKFCDFKIQNIVGSTDVKFAIRLEGLAFAHGTFSSYEPELFPGLIYRMVKPKIVLLIFVSGKIVLTGAKKREEIYDAFESIYPVLNEFRKN; the protein is encoded by the coding sequence ATGGATTTAAAATTACCCCCAACTAATCCAACCAACCCACAACAAGCAAAGACTTTTATGAAGTCAATAGAggaagatgaaaaaaataaagccGAAGATTTGGATATTATAAAAAAGGAAGACATTGATGAACCTAAACAAGAAGATACCACTGatggtaatggtggtggaggtATTGGTATAGTGCCCACATTACAAAATATTGTTGCTACGGTGAATCTTGATTGTCGACTTGATCTTAAAACAATTGCTTTACATGCTAGAAATGCCGAATATAATCCAAAACGTTTTGCTGCGGTGATTATGAGAATTAGAGATCCAAAAACTACGGCATTAATCTTTGCTTCGGGGAAAATGGTTGTGACTGGGGCTAAATCCGAAGATGATTCCAAGTTGGCTTCAAGAAAGTATGCTAGGATCATTCAAAAGTTGGGGTTCAATGCTAAATTTtgtgatttcaaaattcaaaatatagTGGGGTCAACAGATGTTAAGTTTGCTATTAGATTAGAAGGCTTAGCTTTTGCTCATGGTACTTTCTCTTCATATGAACCAGAATTATTTCCTGGGTTAATTTATAGAATGgtgaaaccaaaaattgttttactTATATTTGTTTCTGGGAAAATTGTTTTGACGGGTGCCAAAAAGAGAGAAGAAATTTATGATGCATTTGAACTGATTTATCCGgttttaaatgaatttcgtaaaaattga
- the RPA190 gene encoding DNA-directed RNA polymerase I core subunit (Putative RNA polymerase I subunit A190; Hap43p-induced gene; flucytosine induced), which translates to MDISKPVGSEITSVDFGVLSDEEIRKLSAKQITNPIVFDNLGHPINGGLYDLSLGAFLRNVCTTCGLDEKFCPGHLGHIELPVPVYNPMFFNQLYIFLRSACLYCHKFKLNQLEVHNFECKLHLIQYGLLLECVELDNIMAKSSKSSSVIDVDGEDNDDEEGGGSVDEKSKKDLMKRRELFVKNAIESALKDGRTNHKGVVTASVSEERKATIHEFYKRLLSRPKCTNCGMYSPGFRKDGFTKIFENSLTDKQITNNRVKGLQRPDMIKKNAGNGNGNSSSTGAASDLPNIKHKGGSKYVLSTEVRNILRSLFHKEQAILQKVFHSRPYQHDPISGDLFFKQSVLVPPTRFRLPSKLGDEIHENAQNELLSNIIKTSVLIRDLNERITNMYKEKISGEDKKIIFNRLMNAFVTLQNDVNAFIDSTKNQNAPAGKIPNPGIKQALEKKEGLFRKHMMGKRVNYAARSVISPDPNLETNEIGVPPVFAKKLTYPEPVTSYNASELRQAVINGPDIWPGAIQVQNEDGSLISLIGMTLEQRKAIANQLLTPNGGNSVVGKKVYRHIKNNDVVIMNRQPTLHKASMMGHKVRVLPGEKTLRLHYANTGAYNADFDGDEMNMHFPQNENARAEALNLANTDNQYLTPTSGSPLRGLIQDHISAGVWLTNKDTFFNRETYQQLIYGCIRPEDGHTLKNRIVTVPPAIYKPEMLWTGKQVITSVLLNIKPDNVPGVNLISKNKIKSDYWSESSTENEVIFKNGELLSGILDKSQYGASQFGIVHSLHEVYGPTVAGKALSVLGRLFTNYIMMTAFTCGMDDLRLTDEGNTWRKDILKQSVDIGRVAATEVTNLDEDTKNNNKELLRRLEEILRDDNKLGILDAITQSKVNAITSQVVSKCVPDGTMKRFPYNSMQAMALSGAKGSNVNVSQIMCLLGQQALEGRRVPVMVSGKTLPSFKPFETDARAGGYIKQRFYSGIRPQEYYFHCMAGREGLIDTAVKTSRSGYLQRCLTKQLEGVHVSYDNSVRDADGTLIQFLYGGDAVDTTKQSHMNQFKFCVDNYDALLTKYNPGDMTENIDTDLALSYSKKVRKSLKKQKDVPHYDQVIKYDPVLNVYNPAKYLGSVSEKFQEKLDTYVSKNPTIFAQSKEETKSTGKITEKKFRALMQLKYMRSLINPGEAVGIIASQSIGEPSTQMTLNTFHFAGHGAANVTLGIPRMREIIMTASASIKTPQMTLPILADVNDEQADAFCKSVARVVMSEFVDKVVVTETTSQDVDGSNSRSYVIGLKFYTKEEYETEYDISQEQLEDVITSKFLHALEGQIVKEVKKQKKPDYMPTVGKSAGKTDMETVSGKIKEIDNDDDDEDNEVDEDHDEEQAKQNVKQQVSYEGPDDDEIETMKKAEETSDEEMDGDNSSSSDDSDSDSDNEEDADADVDMDKPSKSELSRSAKDRQSEVIASHNMVTQFNFDDELGEWCEFKLELNGNETQKLLMVNIVEDLLRKVVVREIPHIGRCIRPEPDAKTGKRILTTEGVNFRAMWDQDDFINVNGITSNDVYAVLKTYGVEAARNTIVNEIYRVFDTYGISVSSRHLDLIADMMTREGTYLAFNRQGIDSSTSAFMKMSYETTCQFLTKAVLDGDREELESPSAKIVMGKLSNVGTGSFDVFAQMPRL; encoded by the coding sequence atggaTATTTCTAAACCAGTAGGTTCAGAAATTACTTCTGTTGATTTTGGAGTGTTATCTGACgaagaaattagaaaacTATCCGCCAAACAAATCACGAATCCAATCgtatttgataatttggGTCATCCAATAAATGGTGGGTTATACGATTTATCACTTGGTGCATTTTTAAGAAATGTATGTACAACATGTGGATTAGATGAAAAATTCTGTCCTGGTCATTTGGGACATATTGAATTACCTGTTCCTGTTTATAATCCAATGtttttcaaccaattatatattttcttGAGAAGTGCTTGTTTGTATTGTCACAAATTCAAACTTAATCAATTAGAAGTGCACAACTTTGAATGTAAATTacatttgattcaatatGGATTGTTATTGGAATGTGTTGAGTTAGATAATATTATGGCTAAATCCTCTAAATCCAGTAGTGtaattgatgttgatggCGAAgacaatgatgatgaagaaggaGGAGGATCAGTAGAtgaaaaatctaaaaaagACCTTATGAAACGTCGTGAATTATTTGTTAAAAATGCTATTGAAAGTGCCTTGAAAGACGGTAGAACTAATCATAAGGGAGTTGTCACTGCTTCTGTTTctgaagaaagaaaagcaACTATTCATGAATTTTATAAAAGATTATTGAGTAGACCAAAATGTACCAACTGTGGTATGTATTCACCAGGTTTCAGAAAAGATGGGTTTACCAagatttttgaaaactcaTTAActgataaacaaataacaaataatcGTGTAAAAGGTTTGCAACGTCCAGATATGATCAAGAAAAATGCCGGcaatggtaatggtaattcTAGTAGTACTGGAGCAGCAAGTGATCTTCCAAATATAAAACACAAGGGAGGATCCAAATATGTGTTATCAACTGAAGTTAGAAATATTTTGAGATCATTATTCCACAAGGAACAAGcaattttacaaaaagtTTTCCATTCGAGACCTTACCAACACGACCCAATTAGTGGAGAcctttttttcaaacaatcaGTTTTAGTTCCTCCTACTAGATTTAGATTGCCATCTAAATTAGGAGATGAAATACATGAGAATGCTCAAAATGAATTGTTATCAAACATTATTAAAACATCTGTTCTCATAAGAGATTTGAACGAAAGAATTACCAACATGTACAAAGAGAAAATCAGTGGTGAAGACAAgaaaatcattttcaatagaTTGATGAATGCATTTGTGACTTTACAAAATGATGTCAATGCCTTTATCGACTCCACAAAAAACCAGAATGCTCCAGCAGGGAAAATACCAAATCCAGGTATTAAACAAGCCttggaaaagaaagaagggTTATTTAGAAAACATATGATGGGTAAAAGAGTGAATTATGCTGCTCGTTCAGTCATTTCCCCTGATCCTAATTTAGAAACTAATGAAATTGGTGTTCCACCGGTTTTCGCCAAAAAATTGACTTATCCTGAACCCGTTACCTCTTATAATGCTTCTGAATTGAGACAAGCAGTCATAAATGGTCCAGATATCTGGCCCGGGGCCATCCAAGTGCAAAATGAAGATGGGTCtttgatttcattgattGGTATGACATTAGAACAACGTAAAGCCATTGccaatcaattattgaCTCCTAATGGAGGTAATTCAGTTGTTGGTAAAAAAGTTTATAGACATATCAAAAACAATGATGTGGTTATTATGAATCGTCAACCAACATTACATAAGGCTTCTATGATGGGTCATAAAGTGAGAGTATTACCAGGAGAGAAAACTTTAAGATTACATTATGCCAATACTGGTGCATATAATGCTGATTTTGATGGGGATGAAATGAACATGCATTTCCcccaaaatgaaaatgctAGAGCTGAAGCTTTAAATTTAGCAAATACTGATAATCAATATCTTACTCCAACTTCAGGTTCTCCATTGAGAGGGTTAATTCAAGATCATATTTCTGCTGGGGTTTGGTTAACCAATAAAGatacatttttcaatagaGAAActtatcaacaattgatatatGGTTGTATTAGACCTGAAGATGGTCATACtttgaaaaatagaatTGTAACGGTTCCACCAGCAATTTATAAGCCAGAAATGTTATGGACGGGTAAACAAGTGATTACTTCCGTATTGCTCAATATCAAACCAGATAATGTTCCTGGGGTTAATTTGATAtctaaaaacaaaattaaaagtgaTTATTGGAGTGAATCAAGTACTGAAAATGAAGTTATTTTCAAGAATGGTGAATTATTATCGGGTATTTTAGATAAATCACAATATGGTGCTTCTCAATTTGGTATTGTCCATTCATTACATGAAGTTTATGGTCCAACTGTTGCTGGTAAGGCATTGAGTGTTTTAGGTAGATTATTTACCAATTATATCATGATGACGGCATTCACTTGTGGTATGGATGATTTAAGATTGACTGATGAAGGGAACACTTGGAGAAAAGatatattgaaacaatCGGTTGATATTGGAAGAGTTGCAGCTACTGAAGTTACTAATTTGGATGAAGACACTaagaacaacaataaagaattattaagaAGATTGGAAGAAATTTTAAgagatgataataaattaggTATTTTGGATGCTATTACTCAATCTAAAGTCAATGCCATTACGTCTCAAGTTGTTTCTAAATGTGTCCCTGATGGTACTATGAAAAGATTTCCTTACAATTCTATGCAAGCGATGGCATTATCTGGTGCTAAAGGTTCTAATGTTAATGTTTCACAAATTATGTGTCTTTTAGGACAACAAGCTTTAGAAGGTAGAAGAGTCCCCGTTATGGTTTCTGGTAAGACATTACCATCTTTTAAACCATTTGAAACTGATGCTAGAGCTGGTGGTTATATTAAACAACGTTTCTATTCTGGTATTAGACCACAAGAATATTATTTCCATTGTATGGCTGGTAGAGAAGGTTTAATTGATACAGCTGTCAAGACTTCTAGATCGGGTTATTTACAACGTTGTTTGACAAAACAATTGGAAGGTGTTCATGTCAGTTATGATAATTCTGTAAGAGATGCTGATGGAACGTTGATTCAATTCCTTTACGGTGGAGATGCCGTTGACACTACTAAACAATCACATatgaatcaattcaaattctgTGTTGACAATTATGATGCCTTGTTGACCAAATATAATCCTGGAGATATGACAGAAAACATTGATACTGATTTGGCATTATCATATTCCAAGAAAGTACGTAAATCGttgaagaaacaaaaagatgTACCACATTATGATCAAGTTATTAAATATGATCCAGTTTTGAATGTTTATAATCCAGCTAAATATTTGGGATCAGTATCAGAGAAAttccaagaaaaattggataCTTATGTTTCTAAGAATCCAACCATATTTGCTCaatcaaaagaagaaactaaATCTACTGGTAAGATCACCGAAAAGAAATTTAGAGCTTTGATgcaattgaaatatatgagatcattaattaatccTGGTGAAGCCGTTGGTATTATTGCTTCTCAATCTATTGGTGAACCATCAACACAAATGACGTTGAATACTTTCCATTTTGCTGGTCATGGTGCTGCAAATGTTACTTTGGGTATTCCACGTATGAGAGAAATCATTATGACTGCCTCTGCTAGTATTAAGACTCCCCAAATGACATTACCTATTTTAGCCGATGTTAATGATGAACAAGCCGATGCATTTTGTAAATCGGTTGCTAGAGTTGTTATGTCggaatttgttgataaagttgttgttactgAAACTACATCTCAAGATGTTGATGGATCTAATAGTAGATCATATGTCATTGGGTTGAAATTCTATactaaagaagaatatgAAACTGAATATGATATTTCTCAAGAACAATTAGAAGATGTCATTACAAGTAAATTCTTACATGCATTAGAAGGACAAATTGTTAAAGAAGTcaagaaacaaaagaaaccTGATTATATGCCAACTGTTGGTAAATCAGCTGGTAAGACCGATATGGAAACTGTATCTGGGAAGATAAAAGAAATAGAcaatgacgatgatgatgaagataatgaagttgatgaagatCACGATGAAGAACAAGCTAAACAAAATGTCAAACAACAAGTCTCATATGAAGGAccagatgatgatgaaattgaaaccatGAAAAAAGCTGAAGAAACaagtgatgaagaaatgGATGGTGACAATTCTTCTAGTTCTGATGATTCAGATCTGGATAGTGATAACGAAGAAGATGCCGATGCCGATGTTGATATGGATAAACCATCTAAATCAGAATTATCACGTTCTGCTAAAGATCGTCAATCTGAAGTTATAGCATCCCATAATATGGTGacacaattcaattttgatgatgaattggGTGAATGGTGTGAATTCAAATTAGAATTAAATGGTAATGAAActcaaaaattgttgatggttaatattgttgaagatttaTTACGTAAAGTTGTTGTTCGAGAAATTCCTCATATTGGTAGATGTATTCGTCCTGAACCAGATGCTAAAACTGGTAAAAGAATATTAACTACTGAAGGGGTTAATTTCCGTGCCATGTGGGATCAAgatgattttattaatgtCAATGGTATCACTTCAAATGATGTTTATGCCGTTTTGAAAACTTATGGTGTTGAAGCTGCCAGAAATACAATTGTTAATGAAATCTATAGAGTGTTCGATACTTATGGTATTAGTGTTTCTTCCCGTCATTTGGATTTAATTGCTGATATGATGACTAGAGAAGGTACTTATTTGGCATTCAATAGACAAGGTATTGATAGTAGTACATCGGCATTTATGAAGATGTCTTATGAAACAACTTGTCAATTTTTGACTAAAGCAGTGTTGGATGGTGATCgtgaagaattggaatcTCCTTCTGCTAAAATTGTTATGggtaaattatcaaatgttGGTACTGGTTCATTTGATGTATTTGCTCAAATGCCAAGATTATGA